TAGTCTAGcttactatttatttgttttcataattacactcaaacaaataatttcaggTAAACCTACACCTCCATCCTCCAACGGTGTGTCGGACGACTTAGACGTTGTCCTGCGCAAGCGTCGTACGATCGAGTCGACACAGCCGCCGACCACGCGAGCTGGCAACACCGGCAGCAAGCATTTCAACTACAACAAGCTGACCAATGACAGAGTGGCTTCGTTACATCTAGAACGAACCCGCACTAGGGAGGCACATTCTAAGAGCTTGAATCAAGGTGAGTGCTGACATTTTTTATATGGCAACCTTTATAAAGTCGGCAGCAACCACGCGAGCTGGCAACACCGAGAGCAAGCACTTTAACTATAACAAGCTGACCAATGATAGAGTGGCTTCGTTGCACCTAGAACGAACTCGCACTAGGGAGGCACATTCTAAGAGCTTGAATCAAGGTGAGTGCTGACATTTTTTATATGGCAACCTTCATAAAAGTAGCAGCAACCTCGCCAGCTGTCAACACCGGCAGCAAGCATTTCTACTATAACAAGCTGATCAATGATAAAGTGGCTTCCTTACACCTAGAACAAACTCGCACTAGGGAGGCATATTCTAAGAGCTTGAACCAAGGTGAGTTCTTAGATTTTTGTatcataaaatgaataaataaatctgcaGGTTATCAACACCGGCCAACTTTTGTACGTAATAGTGCTGGGTTAAGTAGATGACATCCCCATTTTTTTGTGCTAACAATACATGCGTTATTATAGCAGTATAAACTGACCTCGTATACTATTCACCGAAATAACATAAATGCAATTTTACATTGAATTAAAAACTAATCGGATTTCAGAAGGCAAAATTAGACAGTTTTTTTTGGTATCATCTACCCAATTGTTATTCACAGTTATAATTTGACATGAAGTACCATATTTTTGCGAAAACATCTTCACTAGACATGTAACGTGCTAAATGTATGTTCAACACGACAGGTGTGGTTACGTCATTATAATAAAGTCGTGTTACACATCACGCGAGCCATATTGTTCGCAGTGTCGAGGTGAAATAATATCGTTAGGTACCATATTGTGATAGCGAGTAGGATTACTGTGGCAGTCTGTTTGAAAgtcgataaaattatattgtatttcAGTCTGTTGGAAAAAGCATGTTGTAACAATTTAATGAACAAGGATTTAAATTCAGTTTGTATTTCTGTGGTGTGTACGAAGGTAAATAATGTAGAATGTGATGAACATTGGTAATATGTGCGATTTTTTTCATAGACTCGAAAGTATATTGTCAAAGCAACAAACGAATTATACCCTATATTCCAACATGTCTCCATCAAAATCGTatcgttacaaaaaatatacacgcAAATTCGTAATTCACGTTTTAGAAGTTATGGTAGTACTAGCACTTATGTGATGGGTATGTTTCAAGAGCCAAAATACTTATACCTggtttttgtgtaatatttcaGTGAAGGAAGACATATTGATCGACCTGGATCTGCCGCCCGCCACGAGACTGAGCACGCCCGCTAAAAAGTCCTCACCAAACAGTCAGAACGTCGTGTCTATACTCGACGAACCTATTGATGTGCCAGAAATAGGTAAGggtcattttatttcataacataaTCTTCCTAATTTACCGTTATTTGTGTCCATTTTTCATTAACCTTTATcctataataatattcagtttgttataatttaactGTTTACTTATTTCCAGGACTAGACAGTGACTGGGGTGACCAGAGCTTGGAGAGTCTGCCCGGCCTGTCAGCAAGTTCATACAACATCCAGAGTTTCACAAACCTGTACGGTGCTAAGTCCCTGGACAATTTATCTACGCCATTACATTTTAGCACATCGCAGCCAACACAGCCCGACCCCTTCGACACGTCACAGTTCTGGCCCAACACGAACACATCTAGATCTAATTACGATATAACATTAAACGAATCTAATACAAGCCAACCACAAGAATCTCACAGATACGCTGCTAACAACCACGCATCTACAAGCGCGGACATAtcacatatttacaataactcGCCGTCCACGAGTGCCGCGAACTCTAACAACACTTACGGCAACGTGCCGACGTCTTACGCCATGAATAATGCTCTCTCAGTAGAAAGAAACGTATACGCACCAAGTGTGACTGCGTCCCTAGCAGAAATGTCGCTGGACGACAGAATTTCTGAATCTCTTAACCTTAGATCTAAAAGCAATAACAGTGACTATTTATCTGGTGACTCCGCGTACAATGCGCCATCGACGTCCGCAGCTGCGAATAATGTCGCAGAAGACAAAAGATATAACGACATTCCTCTTTACAAGAATTACGATATCACTCCTGTTCAACAGCAGTTTATATTAGAAACAAAGGACTATTATACGAAGTTGTCGACGCCATCGAAAGCTAACACTAGCAATGATTACGAGAAGAATATTTATGTACCCAAGTATGAGGAAGAAGCTGAGAAGTTGCGGAACTTTAGCGATTGTGTGGAGAATTCTAAGAATTACTCTGCATACAAGTATCAGAATGTTGACTTCGGTAATTATGCGGCGTATGGTTACGGCGGCAGCGTGGCGTCGTCGTCTCGCGGGGACGCGCTGTACGACGAGGTCAATGACACCGCGAGTAACTTCTACAGCGAGATCGGCGAGCCGTCGTCGTCACGCAGCGTGTACGCGGCGCAGCCGGTGTACTCTAACGCTAACCTGTACGACGAAGTGTACGAGTCCGCGCCCCGTCCGcaccgccccgcgccgccctgcCCTACCaaacctaaataataaatcaaaatacgcGTAGTTcccaaaacaatttaaataaatgctgcAAAATATACTATACTGTTAAGTTACCAAATCGGATGTTATCTTTGTGCCTTCTAATTTCTAATTCATAGAACAGTAATTCGACTGATTAACAGGTTGGCATTTCATAAGACTTGTATCACACTTTTATCATAGTGTGAATTTGAGAACTATTTGTGTAGTAAATTACTCTTtgttaggtataattttaatgCATTGAACGCATATCTGAATTagtgtatttgtaaataattattaggtaGTCTTCTGAAATGTCAATTTATATAAGACTGACAGCATTTCAAAATTGACCCCAAAAATATCGTAAGATCTGTCCTCTCGTACATTTTCTCTATCTAACCCCCGAAACTTAGTTTCACCCAGTGATCGcgattaatatttctttattatcgAATTAAATGTGCAacgttatacctacataataacaTATACTGATATTATTGTAACTGTATACTCGGTTCATGTAAcgattttttatatatcttcttatacatatacataatgttaTGTAATATCGAAGCGATTTATGTTGcggaatgttatttttatatgtacgaTTATATTTTCTTAGTGTACACGATATTAATTTTTCTACGCAAGCATGACGATTTAGGAGAGTTTACATTAGTTTGAAGTCGTCATTTTATCttcgttaattttaaatactttttttatttgtgcattCATGTCAACTGGACAGAAAAATAGCAGAGAATCTCGCAATCGACTTTTTGAActagaaaaaagtattttcatttgCATGCTTCATAGATTTGTAATTATTTCGTTAGTCAACATTGGCAGCATGCATTATAGTCTAAGtgaaattagttttattatttaattcggAGCGTTTACAAGTTTACAACTTTTATGTGTATTTCTCGAATGTTTActcattttattagttttatactGTCCTTCTATTTTGAAGGCTCATACACTTTATATTCGACCTTATTACTAAAAGTTGTTGagtgaaatataatataaattgtatgagTTTTCGGTTAGTGGGCGTTAGTGtgctatttatttagttaagttTAGTCGGAGAACATCACACGGTGCCTCACCAATAAGTACCTGCTAGTTTAGTTAGTTTGACGAAAGCTGAGTTACTGCGTCAAGGGCACGATATTAAGTCATTtttgtaactatttatttaactttgtctAGTGATTTAAGCTTGCCTTCATTGCCGGATCGATACATCACGATTTTATACTGTTCGAGCATAATTTTTCGCAAATGCAGCTattgtatagtttttttttgtagtttagtTAAATGTAGTTAAATGACGACAGAcggaaatttaaattttattttgtattatacaGCAATTTAAATATCTTAGCCTGatattataatctatactaatattatagagctgaagagtttgtttgtttgtttgtttgaacgcgctaatctcaggaactactggtccgatttgaaaatttctttcagtgttatatagcccatttgtcgaggaaggctataggctactttttaatacggtacgggaagtagttcccacgggatgcgggtgaaaacgctggcagaagctagtatctcATATAATGTGTAAACTGTTGGTGTATTCAATGATTTGTATTCGTATTTATTCTTGTGAGtacgagaaaaaaatataacactacGATTTGGATCCGGCGAAGAAACCTTTCAATATTGATAAAGTAGATTTAAGTGTACCTAAGGCAAGTTTGTCCATGTTTTTATTCCAAGTGATAATTGGCGTATTATTGATTAATGTTCGGAATAAGACTTCTTCGTAACCAAAAGTTGTTGATGTTTTCATTGAGTGCTGTGAACATTGGACATTCGCTAGAATTAATTCACGAACATTTTGTGCGTTCGCGAAACACGCAAAGTATTCAGAAgagagattatttatttttaacgtgaAATAGCAGAACAGTTTAAAAACATTAGACTAAAATTAGACTATGTTTTCTTTCATGATACTAATGGCAAACAGAACTTGTAATATTTTGCTGTCACTAAAGTAGAAGA
This window of the Helicoverpa armigera isolate CAAS_96S chromosome 9, ASM3070526v1, whole genome shotgun sequence genome carries:
- the LOC110372546 gene encoding activated Cdc42 kinase Ack gives rise to the protein MESGTDWLCEILQNVQLEQFYLPIRDQLQITRLAHFDYVHAEDLERLGISKPGVRRLFDAVRKKKLQLWNRKFWNKLFGSSSSSVSKEKSELAVRPSQSDSRTTCIILEKDIVLHSEIGNGSFGVVKRGEWRVSEHPSQTVPVAVKVLKADAFSQPGIYDDFRREVEAMHSLKHPNLIKLHGVVFHPLMMVCELAAMGSLLDYIVAQNGKVSLNYIYKWSEQVASGMAHLEKHRFLHRDLACRNILLSTLELVKIGDFGLMRALPDADDCYVMSEGRRVPFPWCAPESLRSRQFSHASDVWMFAVALWEMYTFGEEPWIGLNGSEILRLIMREGQRLSAPNACPPDVYMLMMQCWDLNPKERPTFAGIQRYIETNKFETAIASLSYRRPSKMAIDAGDAIILIDKRPELHWWKGQNQRTLEVGLFPSTLVANNLKSSKNNAAKKSLTLSPVQRGKPTPPSSNGVSDDLDVVLRKRRTIESTQPPTTRAGNTGSKHFNYNKLTNDRVASLHLERTRTREAHSKSLNQVKEDILIDLDLPPATRLSTPAKKSSPNSQNVVSILDEPIDVPEIGLDSDWGDQSLESLPGLSASSYNIQSFTNLYGAKSLDNLSTPLHFSTSQPTQPDPFDTSQFWPNTNTSRSNYDITLNESNTSQPQESHRYAANNHASTSADISHIYNNSPSTSAANSNNTYGNVPTSYAMNNALSVERNVYAPSVTASLAEMSLDDRISESLNLRSKSNNSDYLSGDSAYNAPSTSAAANNVAEDKRYNDIPLYKNYDITPVQQQFILETKDYYTKLSTPSKANTSNDYEKNIYVPKYEEEAEKLRNFSDCVENSKNYSAYKYQNVDFGNYAAYGYGGSVASSSRGDALYDEVNDTASNFYSEIGEPSSSRSVYAAQPVYSNANLYDEVYESAPRPHRPAPPCPTKPK